One window of the Candidatus Dependentiae bacterium genome contains the following:
- a CDS encoding ATP-binding protein yields MKAMQKFYALFLVPVIVTSCSYTMDREALKRSGVALSKFINIFHDYQHKESEMPHETMYVFEDEESSSEEDWLDQRVDRVFSSLEDPYESVSGSSIRELEQVLRGAPQEALDILETFLNPRGEIDRAALLVGEPGVGKTTLAKSMAYLAHKLKGWTLVFYSSTDFGSSNDQRNSSGNRLRETLEAIVARNKKAIVILDEIDKILENHNSTHHDTGYMATGLWAFLDRQRHKGNFYLIGTANRVDSIPEPFKERVYDTTIVLPEPTPEMRRKIFRAKIDAHRFIILDPVCDNIFFDEFLGRLEGWSGRRLEKIINKAEKIAHRPHRGSKKPSLVKQEHFEAALSTLTEVGDKTLKIGHQKESQEEIQNRMHEENKEMHKENIKMQKKNQELQDQHFAQNAYIQISQSKQSSLGGNGGLSVGVGTLGLSANVSAGGSYASQSITQDGIDGIIRMLTNKQKVFICNQFEADFRKQCKIVNDNMASLITKIRDLKNKNLKELTTNTATQLATLKNEFKTIQSKFNVSKASLDINEVSTIAVSSIRILAQKVLDTIPNGDSIKQAEKGEKVRQFKNKKMVRSTNFDVDLSQDLLDGKLLDDLSNATSAPKLQPQKTNNSWCVIL; encoded by the coding sequence ATGAAAGCCATGCAAAAATTCTATGCACTTTTCTTAGTGCCAGTTATTGTCACATCATGTTCTTATACTATGGATCGCGAAGCCTTGAAACGATCCGGGGTTGCTCTGTCAAAATTTATAAACATATTCCATGATTACCAACATAAAGAATCAGAAATGCCACATGAAACAATGTATGTTTTTGAAGATGAAGAATCATCGAGTGAAGAAGACTGGTTAGATCAACGAGTAGATAGAGTTTTTTCATCATTAGAAGATCCATATGAATCGGTTTCAGGAAGTTCTATTCGAGAGTTAGAGCAAGTTTTACGTGGTGCACCACAAGAGGCGTTGGATATTCTTGAAACTTTTTTAAATCCTCGGGGTGAAATTGATAGAGCCGCGTTATTGGTTGGAGAACCAGGAGTAGGTAAAACAACCCTTGCAAAATCAATGGCGTATCTAGCTCATAAATTAAAAGGCTGGACATTAGTGTTTTATAGTAGTACGGATTTTGGTAGCAGTAATGACCAACGTAATTCCTCTGGCAATAGGCTGCGTGAAACATTAGAAGCTATAGTAGCTCGGAATAAAAAGGCCATAGTAATTTTGGATGAGATTGATAAGATACTGGAAAATCACAATAGTACACATCATGATACCGGTTATATGGCTACTGGGTTGTGGGCATTTTTAGATCGTCAAAGACATAAGGGTAATTTTTATCTTATTGGAACTGCAAATAGGGTAGATTCAATACCAGAACCATTCAAAGAACGGGTGTATGATACAACGATAGTTCTCCCTGAACCTACCCCTGAGATGCGCAGAAAGATATTTCGTGCCAAAATAGATGCACATCGATTTATTATTCTTGATCCTGTATGTGATAATATTTTTTTTGATGAATTTTTAGGACGTCTAGAAGGCTGGTCTGGTCGCCGTTTAGAAAAGATAATTAATAAAGCTGAAAAAATAGCACACAGACCTCACCGAGGAAGCAAAAAGCCTTCGCTCGTCAAGCAAGAACATTTTGAAGCAGCGCTATCTACACTCACTGAGGTTGGAGATAAAACTCTTAAAATTGGACATCAAAAAGAAAGCCAAGAAGAGATACAAAATAGAATGCATGAAGAAAATAAAGAGATGCATAAAGAAAATATAAAAATGCAAAAGAAGAACCAAGAGTTACAGGATCAACATTTTGCACAGAATGCTTACATACAAATCTCCCAATCAAAACAATCGAGTTTAGGCGGTAATGGTGGTCTATCTGTGGGTGTAGGAACTTTGGGGTTATCTGCCAACGTTTCTGCGGGTGGATCATATGCAAGTCAAAGTATTACACAAGATGGTATTGATGGAATAATACGAATGCTTACTAATAAGCAGAAGGTATTTATTTGTAACCAGTTTGAAGCTGACTTTAGAAAACAATGCAAGATAGTAAACGATAATATGGCTTCATTGATTACTAAAATTCGTGACCTTAAAAATAAGAATCTGAAAGAGCTTACTACTAATACAGCTACTCAACTGGCTACATTGAAAAATGAATTCAAAACAATTCAAAGTAAATTTAATGTGTCTAAAGCAAGCCTAGATATTAATGAGGTTTCAACGATAGCAGTTAGCAGCATTAGAATTCTCGCACAGAAAGTTTTAGATACTATTCCGAATGGGGACAGCATAAAACAAGCTGAAAAAGGCGAAAAAGTTAGACAATTTAAAAATAAAAAAATGGTTAGAAGTACTAATTTTGATGTTGATCTATCACAGGACTTATTGGATGGAAAGCTTCTTGATGATCTATCAAATGCTACGTCAGCACCCAAACTGCAACCACAAAAAACAAACAATTCTTGGTGTGTTATTTTGTAG
- a CDS encoding transglycosylase domain-containing protein, with protein MIAKIIRFIFLMSFFGSACCLGALFFILNHQWIDLSALEHYDPGSPSIVLDDAGNEFMRFQFDRRKPIALSQMPSHLINAFIAAEDWDFFNHYGISYKGIIRSSLVNLYHGKIVQGASTITQQLVKLLFFDANKTFSRKLKEQLCSVLVERQFTKQQILETYLNHIYFGCGIYGVEAACQRFWNKSAADISVDQAAMLAAIVRSPGRYCPLLCPLSGLQRRNVVLNSMYKLKLIDKDIYEQACAAPLSLHEQESNACAPHIKEMLRVFLENLVGKEALYRDGLIIQTTINSKMQHYAEASFKQQHARMSESLAPDIEGALITIDVHTGGIKALVGGSDFNTSQFNRAMQARRQIGSIIKPLLYAQALQEGFSFADTEIDEPLVLAQGTSEWRPRNWDLKFRGPITLAYALSYSNNIVSIKTLLKIGVDKLIDLAKKCHIQGPFHPYPSLALGALDVTPYEAVGMFNVFANDGVYVQPHYIQWIKDKWGTKIWKHEAVVERVLPTDVTGKVAKVLQLGLKRVHKHFRSTWIDTQAISKTGTTNDARTCWFVASTPEYTTAVYVGYDDNRAMGNQVYPLRTAFPIWLHTQNKIKSVRTTFAYDPSLQEVTVNQFNGMLAHARQQDAISIYV; from the coding sequence ATGATCGCAAAAATTATTCGCTTTATTTTTTTAATGTCATTTTTTGGTAGTGCATGTTGCTTGGGTGCTCTTTTTTTTATACTCAATCATCAATGGATAGATTTGAGTGCATTGGAACATTATGATCCAGGTTCACCATCTATTGTGCTTGATGATGCAGGCAATGAGTTCATGCGTTTTCAGTTTGATCGGCGTAAACCAATTGCACTTAGCCAAATGCCATCACATTTGATTAATGCATTTATTGCTGCAGAAGATTGGGATTTTTTTAATCATTACGGTATCTCATACAAAGGTATCATTCGCTCGTCATTGGTTAATCTATATCATGGCAAAATTGTCCAGGGTGCAAGTACTATTACGCAACAGTTGGTTAAATTGTTATTTTTTGATGCCAACAAAACATTTTCAAGAAAGCTCAAAGAACAATTGTGTTCCGTGCTGGTAGAACGGCAGTTTACTAAACAACAAATTTTAGAAACGTACTTGAATCATATCTACTTTGGTTGTGGTATTTATGGTGTAGAAGCTGCATGCCAACGTTTTTGGAACAAATCAGCTGCAGATATTTCGGTTGACCAAGCAGCAATGCTCGCAGCAATCGTGCGTTCTCCGGGCAGATATTGTCCATTACTCTGTCCACTTTCTGGCTTGCAAAGACGTAATGTAGTACTCAATTCTATGTATAAACTAAAATTAATTGATAAAGATATCTATGAACAAGCATGTGCAGCACCATTGAGCTTGCATGAACAAGAATCTAATGCGTGTGCACCACATATCAAAGAAATGTTGCGGGTCTTTTTAGAAAATTTGGTAGGAAAAGAAGCTTTATATAGAGATGGATTGATTATACAGACGACAATTAATAGTAAGATGCAGCACTATGCAGAAGCATCATTCAAACAACAACATGCTCGCATGAGTGAATCCTTAGCTCCCGACATTGAAGGCGCGCTCATTACCATTGATGTGCACACGGGCGGTATAAAAGCATTGGTTGGTGGATCAGATTTTAATACATCACAATTTAATCGTGCTATGCAGGCACGGCGCCAGATTGGTTCTATCATCAAACCATTACTATATGCGCAGGCATTGCAAGAAGGCTTTTCATTTGCAGATACAGAGATTGATGAACCACTGGTATTAGCGCAAGGTACTTCAGAATGGCGCCCAAGAAACTGGGATCTTAAATTCCGTGGCCCGATTACACTTGCGTATGCATTATCATATTCAAATAATATTGTCTCTATTAAAACATTATTAAAAATTGGTGTAGATAAATTAATTGATCTTGCCAAAAAATGTCATATACAAGGGCCATTTCATCCGTATCCATCTTTGGCATTAGGTGCATTGGACGTTACGCCATATGAGGCAGTGGGTATGTTCAATGTTTTTGCCAACGATGGAGTTTATGTACAGCCTCATTATATTCAATGGATTAAAGACAAATGGGGTACAAAAATTTGGAAACATGAAGCAGTAGTAGAGCGAGTCTTGCCAACTGATGTAACTGGCAAGGTTGCAAAAGTGTTACAACTTGGGTTAAAGCGCGTACATAAACATTTCCGGTCTACGTGGATTGATACGCAAGCAATTAGTAAAACAGGTACTACTAATGATGCGCGTACATGCTGGTTTGTTGCATCTACGCCTGAATATACTACTGCAGTGTATGTTGGGTATGATGATAATCGTGCTATGGGTAACCAGGTATATCCATTGCGTACGGCATTTCCCATTTGGCTGCATACCCAAAATAAAATAAAGTCAGTGCGTACTACATTTGCGTATGATCCATCGCTCCAAGAAGTTACCGTAAATCAATTTAATGGTATGTTGGCGCATGCGCGGCAGCAAGATGCAATTTCTATTTATGTATAA
- a CDS encoding PASTA domain-containing protein, translating to MIKNYLWTLPFLLFISGYIGIQVALHQPQITTPSLVGNSIHYAITVLSHNNLNIRILSEKEDADLPPGTVLSQTPAAGQLIKPHQSVFVLLSKQPPTHTVPNLLHQSIDDIKTLTKKSGINCRYYVLPSTYPLDTCFAQYPIAGQSLEHESLVAYIAAPLQKPIIWPDFYGCTVSEVQSFLSSYQVSIQVLHQYTLKNHTCSECVVINQRPQAGSLIMLDPEKPLHVQLQV from the coding sequence ATGATTAAAAATTATCTTTGGACACTCCCATTTCTACTATTCATTAGCGGATATATAGGTATACAGGTTGCGCTGCATCAACCACAAATTACTACTCCTTCTTTGGTAGGTAACTCAATCCACTATGCAATCACGGTACTCTCACATAATAATTTAAATATACGTATTTTAAGCGAAAAAGAAGATGCAGATTTACCGCCAGGAACCGTACTCAGTCAAACTCCTGCAGCTGGTCAATTGATCAAGCCACATCAGTCAGTATTTGTACTATTATCAAAACAACCACCGACACACACCGTACCAAACTTGTTACACCAATCAATCGATGATATAAAAACCTTAACAAAAAAATCCGGTATAAATTGTCGATATTATGTACTGCCCAGTACATATCCACTCGACACTTGCTTTGCACAATATCCGATTGCTGGCCAATCATTAGAACATGAATCATTGGTTGCTTATATTGCAGCTCCATTACAAAAACCAATTATCTGGCCAGACTTTTATGGATGCACCGTATCAGAAGTTCAATCATTTTTATCTTCGTACCAAGTGTCAATACAAGTATTACATCAATATACACTAAAAAACCATACCTGTTCTGAATGCGTGGTTATCAATCAACGCCCTCAAGCAGGATCACTCATCATGTTAGATCCAGAAAAACCTTTGCATGTACAATTGCAGGTGTAA
- a CDS encoding DUF2608 domain-containing protein: MVFHLSRRYTLLIPLFLSLGFITPNSVIKKLNPSNTIIAWDFHHVIAQPKKHRVIKQLGGLFSGIGILGNGKLRKEIRAIAKRRGTGEEYAALLQHYKYKKLSRAIEKISNDQTPIAGTVNIINQLHAKGYKQHMLSDIGNTFLQKLEHNGRFNHIFKLMTYKQSVQYSAGEPHKIVPGGLYFKKYFDVLRKQGYNNHAIIFIDDKLQNIQAAESAGKKYGVQVIGIQFKHPLQLNQQLAQLVL; this comes from the coding sequence ATGGTTTTTCACCTGTCACGCAGGTATACATTACTTATACCTTTATTCTTATCACTCGGCTTTATAACACCTAATTCAGTTATAAAAAAGCTCAATCCGAGCAATACCATTATTGCCTGGGACTTCCACCATGTGATCGCACAGCCTAAAAAGCACCGCGTCATCAAGCAATTGGGTGGTTTATTCTCGGGAATTGGTATCCTTGGTAATGGCAAATTACGTAAAGAAATTCGTGCTATTGCCAAACGTCGTGGTACGGGAGAAGAATACGCTGCATTACTGCAACACTACAAATACAAAAAACTTTCGCGCGCTATAGAAAAAATTTCTAATGATCAAACACCTATTGCCGGCACCGTTAATATTATCAATCAACTGCATGCAAAAGGCTATAAACAGCACATGCTTTCTGACATTGGTAATACATTTTTACAAAAATTAGAACATAATGGTCGTTTTAATCATATATTTAAATTGATGACATACAAACAAAGCGTACAGTATTCTGCAGGCGAACCACATAAAATAGTTCCTGGTGGCCTGTACTTTAAAAAATATTTTGATGTACTACGCAAACAGGGTTACAACAATCACGCCATCATATTTATTGATGATAAATTACAAAATATACAAGCGGCTGAATCTGCCGGTAAAAAATATGGTGTACAGGTAATTGGTATACAATTTAAACATCCATTACAATTGAATCAACAACTTGCACAACTTGTATTGTAA
- a CDS encoding NAD(P)H-dependent glycerol-3-phosphate dehydrogenase, whose amino-acid sequence MIHETVCVLGAGSWGTAIATLLAENGYVVNLWCYEPEVADDITRTRFNKKYLPDIKLDPNIQATTDLAQATCNVRFVFEATPVAYVREVLQKIQSCYTPEQVWVVLSKGIEQHSLLLPTQILDDVFGNAVQKAVFSGPSFAKEVAQKEITAVTVAATDCKLAETIQQMLANTYFRPYVALDMIGVQVGGALKNVITIGIGLLDGAGYTDNTKAFLLTKGLQEIKQLATVLGGNPDTLDGLSGIGDLVLTAMGKSSRNLEFGRKIGSGMSREQALASLGHVAEGANTVQSVFQLMEKHNLDLVICRNVYQVLFENKSINAMLDELMAQPLEMECEG is encoded by the coding sequence ATGATACATGAAACAGTATGTGTGCTTGGAGCTGGTTCCTGGGGAACAGCAATTGCAACTTTATTAGCAGAAAATGGATATGTAGTTAATCTGTGGTGTTATGAGCCTGAGGTCGCGGATGATATTACACGAACACGTTTTAACAAAAAATATTTACCTGATATAAAACTTGATCCCAACATACAAGCAACTACCGACTTGGCACAAGCTACGTGCAACGTACGTTTTGTATTTGAAGCAACTCCCGTTGCGTACGTACGTGAAGTTTTACAGAAAATACAATCATGTTATACACCTGAACAAGTATGGGTGGTATTAAGTAAGGGTATTGAACAGCATTCATTATTATTACCAACACAAATACTAGATGATGTATTTGGTAATGCGGTGCAAAAAGCAGTTTTTTCTGGCCCAAGCTTTGCCAAAGAAGTTGCACAAAAAGAAATTACTGCGGTCACCGTGGCAGCAACTGATTGTAAATTAGCAGAAACAATACAACAGATGTTGGCAAATACATATTTCAGGCCATATGTTGCTCTGGATATGATTGGTGTACAAGTTGGTGGTGCGCTCAAAAATGTGATCACCATAGGTATTGGATTACTTGATGGTGCAGGATACACCGATAATACCAAAGCTTTTTTATTGACCAAAGGCCTGCAAGAAATTAAACAACTAGCTACGGTGCTGGGCGGTAATCCAGATACACTTGACGGTTTATCTGGTATTGGAGATTTAGTGTTGACTGCTATGGGTAAATCGAGCAGAAATTTAGAATTTGGACGTAAGATAGGTAGTGGCATGTCTCGCGAACAAGCGCTTGCATCATTAGGTCATGTTGCTGAAGGTGCCAATACGGTGCAGTCAGTTTTCCAATTGATGGAAAAACATAATTTAGATTTGGTAATTTGCCGCAATGTGTATCAAGTATTATTTGAGAATAAATCTATTAATGCGATGCTTGATGAGTTAATGGCGCAGCCACTTGAAATGGAATGTGAGGGGTAG
- the uppS gene encoding polyprenyl diphosphate synthase: MIQHLACIMDGNRRWAKKKGWLPWHGHREGVQAAKRVMQFCLEKQISHLSLYTFSTENLKRSDIEKKFLFTTLVQEAHQELPLLKEKGIRVQFIGDRTLFPEAVIPMCNQVEQETAEGKNLTVHLLFFYGARQEIIGGVKKIISNIKNGLISEDDITSEYFSKQLWTSEIPEPDIIVRTGGMHRLSNFLLYQAAYSELFFLDCLWPDVQSEHLEQAVSFFNNSQRNFGV, translated from the coding sequence ATGATACAACATCTAGCATGCATTATGGATGGCAATCGCCGATGGGCAAAAAAAAAGGGATGGTTACCATGGCATGGGCACCGCGAAGGCGTGCAAGCCGCAAAACGTGTGATGCAGTTTTGTCTTGAAAAACAAATCTCTCATTTATCATTGTATACGTTCTCTACAGAAAATCTTAAACGATCAGATATAGAAAAGAAATTTCTATTTACTACGCTTGTGCAAGAAGCACACCAAGAGTTACCTTTATTGAAAGAAAAAGGTATTAGAGTTCAGTTTATTGGAGACCGTACGTTGTTTCCAGAAGCCGTTATTCCTATGTGCAATCAAGTAGAGCAAGAAACTGCTGAAGGCAAAAACTTAACCGTACATTTATTATTTTTTTATGGTGCACGCCAAGAAATTATTGGTGGTGTCAAGAAAATAATCAGTAATATCAAGAATGGATTAATTTCTGAAGATGACATTACCTCAGAATATTTTAGTAAACAGTTATGGACATCAGAAATACCAGAGCCTGATATTATTGTGCGTACCGGTGGCATGCATCGCTTAAGTAATTTTTTATTATATCAAGCGGCATATAGTGAGTTATTTTTTCTCGATTGTTTATGGCCAGATGTGCAGAGTGAGCATTTGGAACAAGCGGTTTCTTTTTTCAACAATAGTCAACGAAACTTTGGTGTATAA
- a CDS encoding sodium:solute symporter family protein produces MNPILFFSVFIGLGIMYAILGIATSQKIYTTNDYFLAGRNLGIASVMFTLVATQLGSGMLLGTTQQAYTIGLYGLMYTLGMCFGLILLALGFAAKLRSLNVATTAELFETKYKSPGLKKFASLLSIITFSGILISQVIASRALLASLGFANEPLLVAFWLFTIIYTMLGGLKAVVVTDIAQVIFIIIIFSGLFLYSIFIEPSSLFTMFNGQQQFAAANFNMQEIAATLLMPIFFSLIEQDLAQRFFAARTPRIATLSAFGAAVCLILFALIPIYFGMKANIMEIIIPEGTSPLIPVLETFTNDIVMVFAVCGIIAAITSTADSLLCAIGSNIAQDFDLSFMGSTALRRSKYITLVVGIGTLCASYFVSQNIIGLIISSYELMVSCLFVPLVVSYFTDNVKRSAAIGAIVGGLIGFIGFRIWIPFLPKELLTLGLSLVGYVLGSYIPNNNRN; encoded by the coding sequence ATGAATCCGATTCTATTTTTTTCTGTCTTTATTGGCCTTGGTATTATGTATGCTATTTTGGGTATTGCTACTTCTCAAAAAATATATACCACCAATGATTATTTTTTAGCCGGTCGTAATTTAGGGATTGCTTCAGTTATGTTTACACTGGTAGCAACACAACTGGGTAGCGGGATGCTGCTAGGCACTACACAACAAGCATATACCATTGGTTTGTACGGCTTAATGTACACCTTGGGCATGTGCTTTGGTCTTATATTATTAGCACTTGGTTTTGCTGCAAAATTACGCTCGCTCAATGTGGCAACTACTGCAGAATTATTTGAAACTAAGTATAAATCACCAGGACTGAAAAAGTTTGCTTCGCTTCTTTCTATCATTACATTTAGTGGTATTTTAATAAGTCAGGTTATCGCCTCACGTGCATTACTTGCAAGTCTAGGATTTGCAAATGAACCATTATTAGTTGCCTTTTGGTTATTCACTATTATATATACGATGCTTGGTGGGCTGAAGGCGGTCGTCGTTACTGATATAGCACAAGTTATTTTTATCATCATCATATTCAGTGGCCTTTTCTTGTATAGCATTTTTATTGAACCGAGTAGTTTGTTTACCATGTTTAACGGGCAGCAACAATTTGCTGCTGCAAATTTTAACATGCAAGAAATTGCCGCTACGCTACTTATGCCCATTTTCTTCTCCCTCATCGAACAAGATTTAGCACAACGATTTTTTGCTGCACGCACCCCGCGCATTGCAACACTATCAGCATTTGGCGCTGCTGTTTGCCTTATTCTATTTGCGCTCATTCCAATCTATTTTGGGATGAAAGCAAATATCATGGAAATTATTATTCCAGAAGGTACAAGTCCTCTCATTCCGGTGCTTGAAACATTTACCAACGATATAGTAATGGTATTTGCCGTGTGCGGTATTATCGCTGCAATTACTTCCACCGCAGACTCACTTTTATGTGCAATAGGGTCTAACATTGCGCAAGATTTTGACCTTTCATTCATGGGATCTACTGCATTGCGACGCTCAAAATATATTACATTAGTAGTTGGAATCGGCACATTGTGCGCATCATACTTTGTATCACAAAATATTATCGGTTTAATTATCAGTAGTTATGAGCTAATGGTCAGTTGTTTATTTGTGCCATTGGTAGTATCTTACTTTACCGACAATGTGAAGCGTTCAGCTGCAATTGGTGCAATTGTAGGGGGACTCATCGGTTTTATTGGTTTTAGAATATGGATACCATTTTTACCAAAAGAATTACTCACACTTGGATTATCACTAGTAGGATATGTTTTAGGAAGTTATATACCAAATAACAATAGGAATTAA
- a CDS encoding TIGR00730 family Rossman fold protein — MKWFWLIEWACIPFKGRWYNPMDWWQILKATYYVSRLKDPIVTIFGGVGAYEEGKYTQWAYSIAQKCVENDMSVITGGGPGIMAAANCGAYDKAKELGISRLVSLGIGVYDVDPNYKNLCAPVVLLPYFFMRKWFLNNYASGFIVMPGGIGTAEELFEILNCMKTGKMKSAPIVLVGKNYWHHLIGWYNHAVEYELIKKQFIDLFIVTDDIDEAINLLIKYCR; from the coding sequence ATGAAGTGGTTTTGGTTGATAGAATGGGCATGTATCCCATTTAAGGGGCGCTGGTATAATCCAATGGATTGGTGGCAGATTCTCAAGGCAACGTATTACGTATCGCGCTTAAAAGACCCTATTGTTACTATATTTGGTGGTGTGGGTGCTTATGAGGAAGGTAAGTACACTCAGTGGGCATACAGCATTGCCCAGAAATGTGTAGAAAACGATATGTCTGTTATTACTGGTGGTGGTCCTGGTATTATGGCCGCTGCAAATTGTGGCGCATATGATAAAGCGAAGGAACTTGGTATTTCACGATTGGTTTCGCTTGGCATCGGGGTATACGATGTGGATCCAAATTACAAAAATTTATGTGCTCCTGTGGTTTTATTGCCGTATTTTTTTATGCGTAAGTGGTTTTTGAATAATTATGCGTCTGGGTTTATTGTTATGCCCGGTGGTATTGGAACGGCAGAGGAGTTATTTGAAATTTTAAATTGTATGAAGACCGGAAAAATGAAATCAGCACCCATAGTACTAGTGGGTAAAAATTATTGGCACCATTTAATAGGATGGTATAACCATGCAGTTGAATATGAATTAATTAAAAAACAATTTATTGATTTATTTATAGTGACTGATGATATAGATGAAGCAATTAACTTGCTTATTAAATATTGTCGTTAA
- the rsmA gene encoding 16S rRNA (adenine(1518)-N(6)/adenine(1519)-N(6))-dimethyltransferase RsmA encodes MAYASDIRLKKKFGQNFLRDGNITHHIIAAVDLNKDSSVFEIGCGDGFLTRAILEEPIARLWVFEIDPEWATHVQNKIRDTRLVVHQQDFLTVDPAMFEPYKPWTILANLPYNVTFPILHWLQKNRHLLKEGVIMVQEEVAQKIVKTSGRGYGYPSLFFQRFFEWKLMNKVPPSAFEPQPKIFSRLLYLKPRTDIQPIVDEEKFWEFIQRCFKQPRRTLRNNLSQGHYDLTQLSDELLQKRAQQLNMQELISVWNIIRV; translated from the coding sequence ATGGCGTATGCGTCAGATATTCGTTTAAAAAAGAAATTTGGACAAAATTTTTTACGTGATGGAAATATAACCCATCATATTATTGCTGCAGTTGATTTAAATAAAGATTCATCAGTATTTGAAATTGGCTGTGGTGATGGATTTCTGACGCGTGCGATTTTGGAAGAGCCAATTGCACGGTTGTGGGTTTTTGAAATAGATCCAGAATGGGCAACACATGTACAAAATAAAATTCGCGATACGCGGTTGGTTGTGCATCAACAGGACTTTTTAACCGTAGATCCAGCTATGTTTGAGCCATATAAGCCATGGACTATTCTTGCAAATTTACCATACAATGTAACGTTTCCTATTTTGCATTGGTTGCAAAAAAATCGTCACCTGCTCAAAGAAGGTGTAATCATGGTTCAAGAAGAGGTTGCACAAAAAATTGTAAAAACATCAGGCCGAGGTTATGGATACCCGTCATTATTTTTTCAGCGATTTTTTGAATGGAAATTAATGAATAAGGTGCCTCCTTCAGCTTTTGAGCCACAGCCAAAGATATTTTCACGCCTTTTATATTTAAAACCTAGAACAGATATTCAGCCAATTGTTGATGAAGAAAAATTTTGGGAATTTATTCAACGATGCTTCAAACAACCACGTCGCACCTTGCGCAATAACTTGAGCCAAGGGCATTATGATTTGACTCAATTGTCTGATGAACTATTGCAAAAACGTGCACAGCAATTGAATATGCAAGAACTAATTTCTGTATGGAATATCATTAGAGTATAA